Proteins co-encoded in one Candidatus Korarchaeum sp. genomic window:
- a CDS encoding thiolase family protein: MTYIIGAGVLKVGDHWDKSLRNLAAEASILAIEDAGGVSVDYVVVANSLSGVVNGQENLGSYVVSRLNLKGVPALKVEAANASGAAAAIIANSLIKSGEAQRVLVVGVEKMTDYTSLEDSNTALSTLIDSEYEAFHGATLDSLHALLMREYLKKYRINREDFSYFPILMHENAVDTPHAQYRFKIDLDAYLSSPLLAEPISMMDVPSPSDGAAAIVLSEKSEGPNGSARISSFGQATDRISLYNRKYILEMPSIRMAFNRAVSKLNNFKPDLYIIGEYSSVMGYIATEELGLAESGKAYKLFMDGEAKRNGPIPINPEGGSKARGDPIGATGVYQLAEAYLQLTGRAQGWQVNGARRALVLSIGGLGCNSVVHLIEGV; this comes from the coding sequence TGAAGCATCAATATTGGCTATAGAAGACGCAGGAGGAGTTTCAGTAGATTACGTCGTGGTAGCTAATTCCCTCTCAGGAGTTGTGAATGGCCAGGAGAACCTCGGGTCCTATGTTGTATCGAGATTGAACCTTAAGGGCGTGCCCGCATTGAAAGTTGAAGCTGCTAATGCTTCTGGAGCTGCCGCAGCCATTATAGCGAATTCTTTGATAAAGAGTGGGGAGGCTCAGAGAGTTCTAGTAGTTGGAGTTGAGAAGATGACGGACTATACTTCCTTAGAGGACTCTAATACAGCTCTATCAACGCTCATAGACTCTGAGTATGAGGCATTTCACGGGGCTACTCTCGACTCCCTGCATGCTCTACTTATGAGAGAATATTTGAAGAAATATCGCATAAATAGGGAAGATTTTTCCTACTTTCCGATCCTAATGCATGAAAATGCTGTAGACACTCCCCATGCTCAGTATAGATTCAAGATAGATCTCGACGCTTATTTATCCTCACCTCTACTAGCTGAGCCGATAAGCATGATGGATGTCCCCAGTCCCTCAGACGGTGCTGCTGCGATCGTACTTTCAGAGAAGAGTGAGGGTCCAAATGGGAGCGCTAGAATATCTTCATTCGGGCAGGCTACCGATAGAATATCGTTATACAATAGGAAATATATCTTAGAGATGCCATCTATCAGAATGGCATTCAATAGAGCTGTTTCAAAGCTGAATAACTTCAAGCCTGATCTCTATATTATAGGGGAGTATTCGAGTGTGATGGGCTACATAGCTACGGAGGAGTTGGGTCTCGCTGAGAGCGGCAAGGCTTACAAACTCTTCATGGATGGAGAAGCTAAGAGGAATGGGCCTATCCCCATAAATCCAGAGGGAGGATCTAAGGCAAGAGGAGACCCTATAGGGGCAACTGGAGTCTATCAGTTGGCTGAAGCTTATCTTCAGCTCACAGGGAGGGCCCAAGGTTGGCAGGTCAATGGAGCTAGGAGGGCCCTAGTCCTAAGCATAGGCGGGCTCGGATGCAATTCTGTAGTACACTTA